Proteins found in one Acanthopagrus latus isolate v.2019 chromosome 3, fAcaLat1.1, whole genome shotgun sequence genomic segment:
- the LOC119016529 gene encoding receptor-transporting protein 4-like, protein MSRSTDWVPSLWMDTFEELLYDDNELDYGDQWTLNFNYNQTDKVTKEERKRGWKVYSHCAYGDFQCGSCGKTWPSARVVVLFRYRLRGERGTVIMRPFGQACRRCRDDEFDLPGFAKKEVEHALLRLFSKIRKNIYGDEDDDDDNGSSTCSTKVYTRPHEASLCQACIMGICCQDED, encoded by the exons ATGAGCAGATCTACAG ACTGGGTTCCTTCCCTGTGGATGGACACATTTGAAGAACTGCTGTACGATGACAACGAGTTGGACTATGGAGACCAGTGGACTCTGAACTTTAACTACAACCAGACAGATAAAGTCActaaggaggagaggaagaggggctGGAAGGTCTACAGCCACTGTGCATATGGAGA CTTCCAGTGTGGCTCGTGCGGTAAGACCTGGCCTTCAGCACGGGTGGTGGTGTTGTTCCGCTACCGGCTGCGGGGCGAGAGGGGGACAGTGATCATGCGACCCTTTGGACAGGCCTGTCGCCGCTGCCGAGACGATGAGTTTGATCTCCCTGGTTTTGCCAAGAAAGAGGTGGAGCACGCCCTCCTCAGGCTGTTCAGCAAAATCAGGAAGAATATCTACGGagatgaagacgatgatgatgataacggCTCATCAACATGCTCCACCAAGGTGTACACCAGACCGCATGAGGCTTCCCTGTGTCAGGCCTGCATCATGGGCATTTGCTGTCAGGATGAGGactag